One Vicia villosa cultivar HV-30 ecotype Madison, WI linkage group LG5, Vvil1.0, whole genome shotgun sequence genomic window, ttctcttacaatttaagcttaatctcactaagatattacaacagcaatgtagtgagctttgatgaagatgaagattctgagtttagatttgaagagcgtttcagcaagtttgatataagttgattttgtgcagaatcgttaaccttgcttctcatcagaacttcatatttataggcgttgagaagatgaccgttgaatgcatttaatgctttgcgtgttccgtacagctttgcatttaatgttatacgcttttgtcaactacctcgagccttgttcacgctgtgtctactgacgtagcctttagtagctttaacgttccttttgtcagtcagcgtagtctgccacgtgtacttccttctgatctgatgtttgtgaatacgacgtttgaatatcatcagagtcaaacagcttggtgcacagcatcttctgatcttctgaccttgaagtgcttctgagcgtgataccatcttctgatcttcagtgcttctgatctcatgttcttctgatgcttccatagacccatgttctgattctgcttcgaccatcttctgatgtcttgccagaccatgttctgatgttgcatgctgaaccatttgagacacatcttctgagcgctgaattatgcgtactctttatatatatttcctgaaagggaaattgcattggattagagtaccatattatcttaagcaaaattcatattattgttatcatcaaaactaagataattgataagaacaaatcttgttctaacagttacaACATGatttgaattcgacataccaaacttgttgagaatcttccgtaggcatgtctcttgagataagcataattttgACTGTTTTCTATCTCTTTGGATTTCAATCCCAAGAATCCTGAATGTAGCTCACAAATCCTTCATGTCAAACTCTTTATTGAGTACAACCTTCACCTTCATTATATCCTTGACATTGTTGATTTCTATGAGGATATCATccatataaagcaacaaaataaaaaattaatttccaggaagaaatctgaagtaaacacggTGGTCGAATTgaattctaatgaaacttatgtgtgccatgaacttatcgaatctcctattccattatcgaggagattgtttcattcCATATAAAGACCTATCCAGTTCGCACACATAGTTTTCCTTTCCCTTTTTTGcaatacccttcaggttgcctcatcagcaCTGTTTCATCTAGATCTCCATACAAGAAAGCAatattcacatccatttgttccagttctaGGCTAAACTGTTCCACCATGGCAaataacattcgaatggacctgtgcttcacaacaggagagaacACATCATTGAGGTTGAAACCTTCttttgagtgaaaccccttgcgaccaatcTTTCCTTGTATCTCTTTGAcatcactccttcgattcctttattaactttgaaaatccatttatagATGACTAACCTGgctccaacaggtttcttgatcagttcccaaatttagttatcatgaagagatttcatctcattgtTCATGGCCTTCATCcgttcagtcttattttgactcctcataagttccttatagtctctaggttcttcgtctagaacctcacttgtagaGATTAAAGCATAAGCTATGCAATTTTCATACCTAAATCTCGGatgtggcttgatgactcttctcggtCTATCTATTGTCAATAGGTGGTCATCGACAATTTCCCCAGCTTCTTCAGTATCTTCAACATCTTGTGTTTTTTCTTCGACTTGATTTGGGATACGCAATTCAACATCGACATGCTCTGCCTCAACGAGAATCTCTTCCTATTATAGTTTTTCTTCAAATATTTCTGCACTATGACCAACATTATCAGTTGTCTTGAAATCCatcttgtcataccctaatttttgacccccctgagatgtcacatctcaacTACTCCATCAAACTCAAAGCAGacacccagagcagtcacttgttcaccaagtactcaaattagggtttcaggTCAGGAGTTTCAAGCAATAGATCAATCCAATATGGAAGTGATCCTCAACACAATCATATGGCTCAAGATGTTTCATTCATCCACCTATGATCTTTAATATCAAGGCATTAGGCCTCAAGTCCATCAAAgtcgccaaattagggttttgggccTGTTAGGAACTGTTGGAGACCTTTGACTTTATGAATTTTTGGTCAagtatggacttttaaggatcaaaatcattaacatatgattattaaagtcattttatcaaagaaattcaaaaaaatcaatcaagaataaaaaagtcaacaaaagttaaagttggaaatttcaaatacttagaatttttaagtgttttaaagcaTTTTTGTCCAAACATCATGGGGGAATAACTTCAAATTttaagtacaaactgaagaaaacttacaacatgaaagttgtatatattgatccaataaacaactttgtcacatacaaaatttcttcaaaaaatcaaccatttgagagatatgggctcACAAAGTTCctgaaaaaaaaatacttaagtgtaaaaaaccctagtttttctCAAACTTCATGGCCAATTTTTTCCAtgttcccaaatgattttgaggaaacacaaaacaagtgaattgaagtacatCATCTAAGCTTTCCCAAAAGTCTTGATCATCTCTTAATTCAAATTTGGCAAGAAGTTATGCATGATCAAAGTAAGGTACCgcgcaatgatgagagactagtatgttatttataagaaaactaacACACTAAACTAATGAGTTTTTTCACACTGgctcattacacaagctaacttggAGAACACGCTAACTTAAATCATTGGGCTTAACAAACATGCCCTATTCaacatgctaacaatcctagcataCTTAAACTTCAACTACATCATGTAGAACAGACTTCGACGACATGCTAAGATCCTATCGAATTGTCGAACCAAAAAGCTATTCTTTGattatactagagttcgatctaatATCTCACCTTTTTTTTTATTGCTACTTTGTTACTAATTATGTTATGGCATATCTCAATATAGTCTTGTCACTAATTATGTGATAAAAGAATGATTATGAAATGAGAAAATCATATTTTCTTCTTTAAAGAAACTTTCTATAGCCAATTGAGAGAAAGTAATTAAGATACTTTTTACCTTTTAGGTTTCATATTCACACACAAAAAGTTCACTTTAGATCATCAACACAAAAAATTCATATCATAATATATTGTATCAACAATCCTTTCATTCAAATaacacacaataatgtattccaTTTATCATATGCAGAGATTTATGATTCAAGCTTTTAGCAATACTTTACACAAGACAACCAAACACAAAGCAACCACAATTCTCACACCCTTTCAACAAAATCAAATAACACTTTTCAATCTGCTGAAGAGATCCATGACCACATTAATTATATTATTCTAAAAAACCAAACACACTTGCTTCTTGTATGTATTATATGTGTACTCATAGACACAATTAAACATATTAGTTCCAGTATCTCTGCTTCACGCTTTTATATGTCACACTTCATTTGCAGTTGCAAGGGTCACATGTGCAGTTATCACCACACTTGCAACCACCATCCTCAGAAGCAACACTCATTTCAGCACCATCAAAGTGGATCTTCGGCGGACCGACGCCAAGAATCACGGTTTCTGTGGTTTCCACTTCGGAGTAGCTCAATCCACTAGACCTCTTGTTGCATCTGCAAAGcaataaaaatcaattataaaCATGATTGTCGGAAAAAAAATGTTGCTACAAAAAATGGCCGCAACAAAACGTAATCATCAGAAGGCGTCAATACTAATACTGTTATTAAGTGTTTTTATGATGAAGAATAATCGTGATTAATTCACTCCGTGATTGAAATCGTGAAAACCTTTATGCGACTGCAATCGGCATCTAACTAACTAACATCATGAAAAATTTTACGCGATGCATTTGTTATTTAAAACTCAAAATTAAGTGGTTACACATAAAATCGCCCAATTCCACTAGACAAAAAAGAGTTAACATAAATCATGAACCAGATTTATAGTTAGAATTTAGATTGAGTCTAATTCATCAGATTTATAGTCTTAAATTTAAATTGAACCTAATTCATCactacaaaatcaaaattttaaaattgttttttttgatATAAACTATACGTTCAGGTCATATATTATTGGAAGCGATAAAATTGATCAATCTATTAAGAAAAATCTCGAAATAAAATCTATATGATTTAAAATAAACATACAAATATAATCGTAATGaaaaattatatagaaaacaacAAAGAATTAAGGTAGTGGATCCTTACTTGCAGCTATCACCACAGTTGCAACTGCTTCCACAACCACAGCCAGACATATTTTCAGAAACAAAGATTTTTCACAAAGAACAATTGATATTTGTTGGTTGATGTTATCTTCACTACAATTGTTATCTTTTAATGATGCTGTTGTGACCCCAATTTATAAGGTGGAAGAGCATAATTGGTGAAATCTCAACCATCCACGTGTTGAAATCTTGTGCTGCATGGGTCCACAAGCCTACCCTTGAATTATTTCCACGTAGGTATCGTTTTCATCACACGTCTTGTTGTGGTGTGCAAATTGGGACGGTGAGAAAATTGTTGCATGCTTAATCCAATATAAGTCAAATGTAGATTGATTACGTCGCTTTCGTTTTAGTAAAGTTAAATACTCCACTCCTCTATTTCTTCGCTAATGGATGATTActtatttgaataaataataaaGTATACTTTAATGGTTTAATTGGATAGTGACgaaggttttttttttctatagAAAAATATCGTTTCTCAATGATATTTAATTATGTCACGGGATAATTTATTTTAACTAGTTTAgattaattaactaaaatttgTCATGAACCGATTGTTTGGGCCCGGCCAACAAAACTGGTTCAATTATAAGGGTCCAACCCAAAACATCGTCATGAAAGGTTATTCAACGGGGGGAACCTCACCAAAGAGTTTAATATTTGAGCCAAATTACTAATGCATTAACCAATATCATATCTGATAAGACGATTCTTCGCGACACACACACACTAAATCAAGTTATGACAATTTTAATCATAAATCATATATATGCTCTGTCACGCGTCATTTTAAGAATTATCGCATTCTCACTTTTCCAAGTTACACCGTTTTGACCTCATTGGCTTGAGTATTTTAGTGTTAAGCTTGCAGGTCCACTCCGTTTCACTGCACTGAAGATCTTGCCACTCGTTGCACCCTTGGAGCAAAAGGATTGTTTGTAGGAACGACTTCGTATTCCCGTGAATTTCCACTGAGATCCTCTATCACATTACTGATGCACTAGAAAAAACCATCTTTCTTCCATTCTAATCTTTGAAAAACTCTATATCAACTACGGTGGAGTCTAAATTTGCACGGATAACCGCCCAACGTAACACCAACGGTGGCTTTAGGTGATGACTAATGTTCTTGGTCCCGTAAGAGAAGCCCTGCCTCCTTTGACAGGAGAAGTCGATCCGATCATCGTAACTTCTACCACC contains:
- the LOC131601437 gene encoding metallothionein-like protein 1, whose amino-acid sequence is MSGCGCGSSCNCGDSCKCNKRSSGLSYSEVETTETVILGVGPPKIHFDGAEMSVASEDGGCKCGDNCTCDPCNCK